In Nocardia yunnanensis, one DNA window encodes the following:
- the coaE gene encoding dephospho-CoA kinase codes for MLRIGLTGGMGAGKSTVARILTELGAVLVDSDVIAREVVAPGTEGLAALVAAFSDDILAADGSLDRPALAAKAFATDEARATLNGITHPLVGKRTAELIAAAPADGIVVQDIPLLVENGLGPFMNLVLVVMADTETRVHRLETFRGIDRDDALARIQAQATDEQRRAAGDVLLDNSGAPGDLEPVVRELWERRLVPFEANLRAGARAPRGAVRLVEPDPTWAAQARRVIARLAVACGDKARRIDHIGSTAVAGLPAKDVLDIQITVADLEVADELRESLRAIGFPRLDHITTDDPKPGTDPARWVKRIHANADPGRAVNVHVRVDGWPGQRFALAFVEWLRADAAARAEYLEIKRKAEANAAGLTGPAAIEAYLAVKTPWFEQVYPRVLAATGQDAASE; via the coding sequence ATGTTGCGAATCGGTCTCACCGGAGGCATGGGCGCCGGCAAATCCACGGTCGCCCGCATTCTGACCGAACTCGGCGCCGTCCTGGTCGACAGCGACGTCATCGCCCGCGAGGTGGTCGCGCCCGGCACCGAGGGCCTGGCTGCCCTCGTCGCCGCGTTCAGCGACGACATCCTCGCCGCCGACGGCAGCCTCGACCGCCCCGCCCTCGCCGCCAAGGCCTTCGCCACCGACGAGGCCCGCGCCACCCTCAACGGCATCACCCACCCCCTGGTCGGCAAGCGCACCGCCGAACTCATCGCCGCCGCCCCCGCGGACGGCATTGTCGTGCAAGACATTCCGCTGCTGGTCGAAAACGGGCTCGGGCCGTTCATGAACCTGGTGCTGGTGGTCATGGCCGACACCGAGACCCGGGTGCACCGGCTCGAGACCTTCCGCGGCATCGACCGCGACGACGCGCTGGCCCGCATCCAGGCCCAGGCCACCGACGAGCAGCGTCGCGCGGCGGGGGACGTGTTGCTCGACAACAGCGGTGCGCCAGGCGATCTGGAGCCGGTGGTGCGCGAGCTGTGGGAGCGCCGGCTCGTGCCGTTCGAGGCGAATCTGCGGGCCGGTGCACGCGCCCCGCGCGGCGCGGTGCGGCTGGTCGAGCCCGATCCCACCTGGGCGGCACAGGCGCGGCGCGTCATCGCGCGGCTCGCGGTGGCGTGCGGTGACAAGGCCCGGCGGATCGACCACATCGGTTCGACCGCGGTTGCGGGCCTGCCGGCCAAGGACGTCCTCGACATCCAGATCACCGTCGCCGACCTCGAAGTCGCCGACGAGCTGCGGGAGTCGTTGCGGGCCATCGGTTTTCCCCGGCTGGACCACATCACCACCGACGATCCCAAGCCCGGCACCGATCCGGCGCGGTGGGTCAAACGGATCCACGCCAACGCCGATCCGGGCCGTGCGGTCAATGTTCATGTGCGAGTGGACGGTTGGCCCGGGCAGCGCTTCGCGCTGGCGTTCGTGGAGTGGTTGCGGGCGGACGCCGCCGCCCGCGCGGAATACCTCGAGATCAAGCGCAAGGCCGAGGCCAACGCGGCGGGGCTGACCGGACCCGCCGCCATCGAGGCGTACCTCGCGGTGAAGACACCATGGTTCGAACAGGTCTACCCGCGGGTGCTCGCCGCCACCGGCCAGGACGCCGCGTCCGAGTAG
- a CDS encoding VOC family protein — translation MSDTVNPIPEGYHSITCFLAVPDANAAIDFYSAVFGAKLLSRNDLPDGQAAHAELLIGDSTIQLGMPMPDEGLRAPADDWVHASVVHYCPDVDAVSALAREHGARFVSEPATFVTGDRYGRVMDPFGHRWIVMTRVEDVSREEAERRVNEWMANSASPDL, via the coding sequence ATGAGCGACACCGTGAATCCGATCCCCGAGGGCTACCACTCCATCACCTGCTTCCTGGCCGTCCCCGACGCCAACGCCGCGATCGACTTCTACTCCGCCGTGTTCGGCGCGAAACTGCTGAGCCGCAACGATCTTCCCGACGGCCAGGCCGCCCACGCCGAACTCCTCATCGGCGACTCCACCATCCAGCTCGGCATGCCCATGCCCGACGAGGGCCTGCGCGCCCCCGCCGACGACTGGGTCCACGCCAGCGTCGTGCACTACTGCCCCGACGTCGACGCGGTCTCCGCGCTGGCCCGAGAACACGGCGCCCGCTTCGTGTCCGAGCCCGCCACCTTCGTCACCGGCGACCGCTACGGGCGCGTCATGGACCCCTTCGGCCACCGCTGGATCGTCATGACCCGCGTCGAAGACGTCTCCCGCGAGGAGGCCGAACGCCGCGTGAACGAGTGGATGGCCAATTCCGCCTCCCCGGACCTTTAG
- a CDS encoding TetR/AcrR family transcriptional regulator — protein MSESTIASTPSLWERRKVEAMSRIQRVALELFDEHGYREVTVERVAGAAGVSPSSIYRYFGTKEMLVLYDETDPQTLEVIRTVGAGQIRDFPELLAIARPLAPVVLDEIVTDDVEYRTRVRMRYVRSIPEVRARQTEQWRALEDEFRRAFAELTGGDPNDLRLRMAAAISIWSCMAGLDHWEGTDFAARLRDVYGEVVTTVLDALEAVFR, from the coding sequence ATGTCCGAGTCCACCATTGCTTCCACGCCCTCGCTCTGGGAACGCCGCAAGGTCGAGGCGATGAGCCGGATCCAGCGGGTCGCGCTGGAACTGTTCGACGAGCACGGGTATCGCGAGGTGACCGTCGAGCGGGTGGCGGGTGCGGCGGGGGTGTCGCCCAGTTCGATCTACCGGTATTTCGGGACCAAGGAGATGCTGGTCCTCTACGACGAGACCGATCCGCAGACCCTCGAGGTCATCCGGACCGTCGGCGCCGGCCAGATCCGCGATTTCCCCGAGCTGCTCGCGATCGCGCGCCCGCTGGCCCCGGTGGTGCTGGACGAGATCGTGACCGACGATGTCGAGTACCGCACGCGGGTGCGAATGCGCTACGTCCGCTCGATTCCCGAAGTCCGGGCCCGCCAGACTGAACAGTGGCGGGCGCTGGAGGACGAATTCCGCCGCGCCTTCGCGGAACTGACCGGCGGCGACCCCAACGATCTGCGACTGCGCATGGCCGCGGCCATCTCCATCTGGAGTTGCATGGCCGGGCTGGACCATTGGGAGGGAACAGATTTCGCCGCCCGGCTGCGTGACGTCTACGGCGAGGTGGTGACCACGGTGCTGGACGCGCTGGAGGCCGTCTTCCGCTGA
- a CDS encoding DUF402 domain-containing protein yields MAGLHTPQRNSTNGARANATIGNTAGVSPHRPRLEYFNLADLSWTDYRGFLHPVERIHAEPFGLYVERTVDNPRYHYIETWMLPELTLRATVYHLRPGHSRGQTYYLDIGEYGPCAAKKWRAEGHYLHVVARPGQVPELVGIDDLLTAHAAGYFDTAQTHRAIERAAAVVDGIAGCDHSVDTWLARHGITLTWL; encoded by the coding sequence ATGGCCGGTCTGCATACGCCACAGCGCAATTCCACCAATGGCGCACGCGCCAATGCGACGATCGGCAACACTGCAGGAGTGTCACCGCATCGCCCCAGGCTCGAATACTTCAATCTCGCGGATCTCTCGTGGACCGATTATCGCGGGTTTCTCCACCCCGTGGAGCGAATCCACGCAGAACCGTTCGGTCTGTATGTCGAACGGACCGTGGACAACCCGCGCTATCACTACATCGAGACCTGGATGCTGCCCGAGCTGACGCTGCGGGCCACGGTCTATCACCTGCGCCCCGGCCACAGCCGCGGCCAGACCTACTACCTCGACATCGGCGAGTACGGCCCGTGCGCGGCCAAGAAGTGGCGCGCCGAGGGCCACTACCTGCACGTGGTGGCCCGCCCCGGTCAGGTGCCCGAACTGGTCGGCATCGACGATCTGCTGACCGCCCACGCCGCGGGCTATTTCGACACCGCCCAGACCCACCGGGCCATCGAACGGGCCGCCGCGGTGGTGGACGGCATCGCCGGCTGCGACCACAGCGTCGACACCTGGCTGGCCCGCCACGGCATCACGCTGACCTGGCTCTAG
- the uvrB gene encoding excinuclease ABC subunit UvrB — protein sequence MAFATEIPDDLPLAHSEHRPIGEIERVEGRFQVVSEHKPAGDQPAAIEELERRIRAGEKDVVLLGATGTGKSATTAWLIERLQRPTLVMAPNKLLAAQLANELREMLPHNAVEYFVSYYDYYQPEAYIAQTDTYIEKDSSINDDVERLRHSATSSLLSRRDVVVVASVSCIYGLGTPQSYLDRSVQLEVGQEIDRDRLLRLLVDVQYTRNDMSFTRGSFRVRGDTVEIIPSYEELAVRIEFFGDEVEALYYLHPLTGDVVRQVDMVRIFPATHYVAGPERMERAVRDIEAELDARLADLEKQGKLLEAQRLRMRTQYDLEMIKQVGFCSGIENYSRHIDGRPAGSAPATLLDYFPEDFLLIIDESHNTVPQIGGMFEGDMSRKRNLVEYGFRLPSAVDNRPLTWEEFADRIGQAVYLSATPGPYELGQTGGEFVEQVIRPTGLVDPHVVVKPTKGQIDDLVHEIRLRAERDERVLVTTLTKKMAEDLTDYLLGLGVRVRYLHSEIDTLRRVELLRQLRLGEYDVLVGINLLREGLDLPEVSLVAILDADKEGFLRSSTSLIQTIGRAARNVSGEVHMYADKITDSMRHAIDETERRRAKQVAYNEERGIDPKPLRKKIADILDQVYREAEETEVEVGGSGRNVSRGRRAQGEPGRAVSAGVYEGRDVKNMPRAELADLIKDMTAQMMNAARELQFELAGRLRDEIADLKKELRGMDAAGLS from the coding sequence ATGGCTTTCGCAACCGAGATCCCGGACGACCTCCCGCTGGCGCATTCCGAGCACCGGCCCATCGGGGAGATCGAACGTGTCGAGGGCCGGTTCCAGGTGGTCAGCGAGCACAAACCCGCCGGTGACCAGCCGGCCGCCATCGAAGAGCTGGAGCGGCGCATCCGCGCGGGGGAGAAGGACGTGGTGCTGCTGGGCGCCACCGGCACCGGCAAGTCGGCCACCACGGCGTGGCTGATCGAGCGGCTGCAGCGCCCCACCCTGGTCATGGCCCCCAACAAACTGCTGGCCGCGCAGCTGGCCAACGAACTGCGCGAGATGCTGCCGCACAACGCGGTGGAGTACTTCGTCTCGTACTACGACTACTACCAGCCCGAGGCGTACATCGCGCAGACCGATACGTATATCGAGAAGGACAGCTCCATCAACGACGATGTGGAGCGGCTGCGGCATTCGGCCACCTCGAGCCTGCTGTCGCGGCGCGATGTGGTGGTGGTCGCCTCGGTGTCGTGCATCTACGGCCTGGGCACCCCGCAGTCGTATCTCGACCGCTCGGTGCAGCTCGAGGTGGGCCAGGAGATCGACCGGGACCGGCTGCTGCGGCTGCTGGTGGACGTGCAGTACACCCGCAACGACATGTCCTTCACCCGCGGCTCGTTCCGGGTGCGCGGCGACACCGTCGAAATCATTCCCTCCTACGAGGAATTGGCGGTGCGCATCGAATTCTTCGGCGACGAGGTCGAGGCGCTCTATTATCTGCATCCGCTGACCGGTGATGTGGTGCGGCAGGTGGATATGGTCCGCATTTTCCCGGCCACCCACTATGTCGCCGGGCCCGAGCGCATGGAACGCGCGGTCCGCGATATCGAGGCCGAACTCGACGCGCGGCTGGCGGATTTGGAGAAGCAGGGCAAATTGCTGGAGGCGCAGCGGCTTCGGATGCGCACCCAATACGACCTGGAAATGATCAAACAGGTCGGCTTCTGCTCCGGTATCGAGAATTACTCGCGGCATATCGACGGCCGCCCGGCGGGGTCCGCCCCGGCGACGCTGCTGGATTACTTCCCCGAGGATTTCCTGCTCATCATCGACGAGTCGCACAACACCGTGCCGCAGATCGGCGGCATGTTCGAGGGCGATATGTCGCGCAAGCGGAATCTGGTGGAGTACGGGTTCCGGCTGCCGTCGGCGGTCGACAACCGGCCGCTCACCTGGGAGGAATTCGCCGACCGGATCGGGCAGGCGGTGTACCTGTCGGCCACGCCCGGCCCGTACGAATTGGGCCAGACCGGCGGCGAATTCGTCGAACAGGTCATTCGCCCGACCGGGCTGGTGGATCCGCACGTGGTGGTGAAGCCGACCAAGGGCCAGATCGACGATCTGGTGCACGAGATCCGGCTGCGCGCCGAGCGGGACGAGCGGGTGCTGGTCACCACCCTGACCAAGAAGATGGCCGAGGACCTGACCGACTATCTGCTGGGTCTCGGGGTGCGCGTGCGATATCTGCATTCGGAGATCGACACGCTGCGGCGCGTGGAGCTGCTGCGGCAGTTGCGACTGGGCGAATACGACGTGCTGGTCGGCATCAACCTGCTGCGCGAGGGTCTCGACCTGCCCGAGGTCTCGCTTGTCGCCATCCTCGACGCCGACAAGGAGGGCTTCCTGCGCTCCTCGACCAGCCTCATCCAGACCATCGGCCGTGCCGCGCGCAATGTCTCCGGTGAGGTCCACATGTACGCGGACAAGATCACCGACTCCATGCGGCACGCCATCGACGAGACCGAGCGCCGCCGCGCCAAGCAGGTCGCCTACAACGAAGAGCGCGGCATCGACCCGAAACCCTTGCGCAAGAAGATCGCCGACATCCTCGACCAGGTCTACCGCGAGGCCGAGGAGACCGAGGTCGAGGTCGGCGGCTCGGGCCGCAATGTCAGCCGCGGCCGCCGGGCCCAGGGCGAGCCCGGCCGCGCCGTCAGCGCCGGCGTCTACGAGGGCCGCGACGTCAAGAACATGCCCCGCGCCGAACTCGCCGACCTCATCAAGGACATGACCGCCCAGATGATGAACGCCGCTCGCGAACTCCAATTCGAACTGGCCGGCCGCCTCCGCGACGAGATCGCCGACCTCAAGAAGGAGCTACGCGGCATGGACGCCGCCGGCCTCTCGTGA
- a CDS encoding MMPL family transporter, whose product MSSPALADPPRPPAAPLRLGLAGRWGERMARHRRLVIGVWLALVVVCGAAYPALHARLGAPDYNAPGTTSAEADRRVTQHFSRLGAEQDLIVLHSDHLTADDPRFRAAIERVLSAARAVPGVAGAVGPFDGDPAHQISADRHTALAVTGLDGNMAERVDVADRVHTALAAVSDADVHAELAGYSPVEGEILRMENADLTRGETIGLPIAALVLILALGAAVAATIPISVTAAGIALAVGALFGLASLLTFDSLVLSVATMIGTGTAIDYAMFVVSRFNEELTRRGVRDRRGRREIHEAVGVALDTAGRTVLASGLIVMISLCSLTVVRLPMLDGVSLGVVTAVIGTLTAAFTLLPALLAVLGPAVNRGALPARLRPAEARSTAASTGWARWAHVVMGRPVMFGVLGVAVLVLAALPITGIRYGIDMGLNALGDRPTGQATRWVLDDFGPGLLSPIQVVASGPDDSPLTADGRTEVLRLSTDLAHDPRVAAVLPQQADGRSLVTVVPKDAFDSTTASALSADIRSRASAIDSAEVLVGGIPATFGDLSGVITRGFPWVIALVLSASLLFLMAAFRSIVLALKAIVLNLLATGAALGITVLVFQHGLGAGVLGFHSAGFLQVFLPMLVFAVLFGLSMDYEVFLIRRMKEAWDRTHDNATAVAEGLQRTARPITAAAAIMVAVFASFVSADVLELKEIGFALAVAVAIDAVIVRLILVPAFMRLFGRWNWWLPTWGGQRKTASSASSTVVTTSP is encoded by the coding sequence ATGTCCAGTCCGGCCCTCGCCGACCCGCCCCGACCTCCCGCCGCCCCGCTCCGCCTCGGTCTCGCCGGCCGCTGGGGTGAACGCATGGCGCGACACCGGCGGCTGGTCATCGGCGTCTGGCTGGCGCTCGTCGTGGTGTGCGGCGCGGCCTATCCCGCATTGCACGCGAGACTGGGCGCCCCCGACTACAACGCCCCCGGCACGACCTCCGCCGAGGCCGATCGCCGTGTCACCCAGCACTTTTCGCGGTTGGGCGCGGAGCAAGATCTGATCGTGCTGCACTCCGACCACCTCACCGCCGACGACCCGCGCTTCCGGGCCGCGATCGAGCGGGTATTGAGCGCGGCGCGCGCGGTCCCCGGCGTGGCGGGCGCGGTCGGACCCTTCGACGGCGATCCCGCCCACCAGATCTCCGCCGACCGGCACACCGCGCTGGCCGTCACGGGTCTCGACGGCAATATGGCCGAACGGGTCGACGTCGCCGACCGGGTGCACACCGCGCTGGCCGCCGTCTCCGACGCCGACGTCCACGCCGAACTGGCCGGCTACTCGCCCGTCGAGGGCGAGATCCTGCGGATGGAGAACGCGGATCTGACCCGCGGTGAGACCATCGGCCTGCCGATCGCCGCCCTGGTGCTGATCCTGGCCCTGGGCGCGGCCGTCGCCGCCACCATCCCGATCTCGGTGACGGCGGCCGGGATCGCGCTGGCGGTCGGCGCGCTGTTCGGACTGGCGAGCCTGCTCACCTTCGACTCCCTGGTGCTGTCGGTGGCGACCATGATCGGGACCGGCACCGCGATCGACTACGCCATGTTCGTGGTGAGCCGCTTCAACGAGGAGTTGACCCGGCGCGGGGTGCGGGATCGTCGGGGCCGCAGGGAGATTCACGAAGCCGTCGGCGTCGCCCTGGACACCGCCGGGCGGACCGTGCTGGCCTCCGGGCTGATCGTGATGATCTCGCTGTGCTCGCTGACCGTGGTCAGGCTGCCCATGCTCGACGGTGTCTCGCTCGGTGTGGTGACCGCCGTGATCGGTACGCTCACAGCCGCTTTCACGCTGTTGCCCGCACTGCTGGCGGTGCTCGGACCGGCCGTCAACCGGGGTGCGCTGCCCGCCCGGCTGCGCCCGGCCGAGGCCCGCTCGACGGCCGCCTCGACCGGATGGGCGCGCTGGGCGCATGTGGTGATGGGCCGGCCCGTGATGTTCGGTGTGCTCGGCGTCGCGGTGCTGGTGCTGGCGGCGCTGCCGATCACCGGAATTCGCTACGGCATCGACATGGGTCTGAACGCGTTGGGCGATCGGCCCACCGGGCAGGCGACGCGGTGGGTGCTCGACGACTTCGGCCCCGGGCTGCTGTCCCCCATTCAGGTGGTGGCGTCCGGACCGGACGACAGCCCGCTGACCGCCGACGGGCGCACCGAGGTACTGCGGCTGAGCACCGATCTCGCCCACGATCCGCGCGTGGCGGCCGTGCTGCCGCAGCAGGCAGACGGCCGCTCTCTGGTCACCGTCGTCCCCAAGGACGCCTTCGATTCGACCACTGCGAGCGCGCTGAGCGCCGACATCCGTTCTCGCGCAAGCGCGATCGACTCGGCCGAAGTATTGGTCGGCGGTATACCCGCCACCTTCGGCGACCTGTCGGGGGTGATCACTCGCGGCTTCCCGTGGGTGATCGCCCTGGTGCTGTCGGCCTCACTGCTGTTCCTGATGGCGGCGTTCCGCTCGATTGTGCTGGCGCTCAAGGCGATCGTGCTGAATCTGCTGGCCACCGGTGCGGCGCTGGGCATTACGGTGCTGGTGTTCCAGCACGGGCTGGGTGCGGGCGTGCTGGGTTTCCACAGCGCCGGGTTCCTGCAGGTGTTCCTGCCCATGCTGGTGTTCGCGGTGCTGTTCGGATTGTCCATGGACTACGAGGTTTTCCTGATCCGCCGCATGAAGGAGGCGTGGGATCGCACTCACGACAACGCCACCGCCGTCGCGGAGGGTTTGCAGCGCACGGCCCGGCCCATCACCGCCGCGGCGGCCATCATGGTGGCGGTGTTCGCGAGTTTCGTGAGCGCGGATGTGTTGGAGCTCAAGGAGATCGGTTTCGCGCTGGCGGTGGCGGTGGCCATCGACGCGGTGATCGTGCGCCTGATTCTGGTGCCGGCGTTCATGCGGTTGTTCGGCCGCTGGAACTGGTGGCTGCCCACCTGGGGCGGTCAGCGGAAGACGGCCTCCAGCGCGTCCAGCACCGTGGTCACCACCTCGCCGTAG
- the rpsA gene encoding 30S ribosomal protein S1, whose translation MPTTVTSPQVAVNDIGSAEDFLAAIDKTIKYFNDGDIVEGTIVKVDRDEVLLDIGYKTEGVIPSRELSIKHDVDPAEVVSVGDEVEALVLTKEDKEGRLILSKKRAQYERAWGTIEELKERDEAVKGTVIEVVKGGLILDIGLRGFLPASLVEMRRVRDLQPYVGKEIEAKIIELDKNRNNVVLSRRAWLEQTQSEVRSEFLHQLQKGQVRKGVVSSIVNFGAFVDLGGVDGLVHVSELSWKHIDHPSEVVEVGNEVTVEVLDVDLDRERVSLSLKATQEDPWRQFARTHAIGQIVPGKVTKLVPFGAFVRVEEGIEGLVHISELAERHVEVPDQVVAVGDDAMVKVIDIDLERRRISLSLKQANEDYTAEFDPSKYGMADSYDDQGNYIFPEGFDSETNEWLEGFEKQREEWETRYAEAERRHKMHTAQMEKMAADAAAEAANGGPQNYSSESGSQPAASSSDAPAGGSLASDAQLAALREKLSGNA comes from the coding sequence ATGCCCACCACTGTCACCTCGCCGCAGGTAGCCGTCAACGATATCGGCTCTGCCGAGGACTTCCTCGCCGCCATCGACAAGACCATCAAGTACTTCAACGACGGCGACATCGTTGAGGGAACCATCGTCAAGGTCGATCGTGACGAGGTCCTTCTCGACATCGGTTACAAGACCGAAGGCGTGATCCCGTCTCGCGAACTGTCCATCAAGCACGATGTCGACCCGGCCGAGGTCGTTTCCGTGGGCGATGAGGTCGAGGCCCTCGTTCTCACCAAGGAGGACAAGGAAGGCCGCCTGATCCTGTCGAAGAAGCGCGCTCAGTACGAGCGGGCCTGGGGCACGATCGAGGAGCTCAAGGAGCGTGACGAGGCCGTCAAGGGCACCGTCATCGAGGTCGTCAAGGGCGGCCTGATCCTGGACATCGGTCTGCGCGGCTTCCTCCCGGCGTCGCTGGTCGAGATGCGTCGCGTCCGCGATCTGCAGCCGTACGTCGGCAAGGAGATCGAGGCCAAGATCATCGAGCTCGACAAGAACCGCAACAACGTGGTCCTGTCGCGTCGCGCCTGGCTCGAGCAGACCCAGTCCGAGGTCCGCAGCGAGTTCCTGCACCAGCTCCAGAAGGGCCAGGTCCGCAAGGGCGTCGTGTCCTCCATCGTCAACTTCGGTGCCTTCGTGGACCTGGGTGGCGTCGACGGCCTGGTGCACGTCTCCGAGCTGTCCTGGAAGCACATCGACCACCCGTCCGAGGTTGTCGAGGTCGGCAACGAGGTCACCGTCGAGGTTCTCGACGTCGATCTCGACCGCGAGCGTGTCTCCCTGTCGCTCAAGGCGACTCAGGAAGACCCGTGGCGTCAGTTCGCCCGCACCCACGCGATCGGTCAGATCGTGCCGGGCAAGGTCACCAAGCTGGTTCCGTTCGGTGCGTTCGTGCGCGTCGAAGAGGGCATCGAGGGCCTGGTGCACATCTCCGAGCTGGCCGAGCGCCACGTCGAGGTCCCGGACCAGGTTGTCGCCGTCGGCGACGACGCCATGGTCAAGGTCATCGACATCGACCTCGAGCGTCGCCGGATCTCGCTGTCGCTGAAGCAGGCCAACGAGGACTACACCGCCGAGTTCGACCCGTCGAAGTACGGCATGGCCGACAGCTACGACGACCAGGGCAACTACATCTTCCCCGAGGGCTTCGACTCCGAGACCAACGAATGGCTCGAAGGTTTCGAGAAGCAGCGTGAGGAGTGGGAGACCCGGTACGCCGAGGCCGAGCGTCGCCACAAGATGCACACCGCTCAGATGGAGAAGATGGCGGCCGACGCCGCCGCCGAGGCCGCCAACGGCGGACCGCAGAACTACTCCTCGGAGTCCGGTTCGCAGCCTGCCGCCTCGTCTTCGGACGCTCCGGCCGGTGGCTCGCTCGCGAGCGACGCGCAGCTGGCTGCCCTCCGCGAGAAGCTGTCGGGCAACGCGTAA
- a CDS encoding DUF402 domain-containing protein gives MTRAPAVDLHRPKVEYFNIDELTNIDPKGFVRQVERYQVEPWGLYMARPSDHPEFHYIESWLLPTVSLRATVFHFTPAHLRDQDYYVDIGEFAQVGPTTWKSVDHYLDLVVRQGRDVELLDVDELLAAHAAGYLTLTEAQQAIESATGTIDGIAAHGHNFEAWLATKGITLTWM, from the coding sequence ATGACTCGGGCGCCCGCGGTGGATCTGCACCGACCCAAGGTGGAGTACTTCAATATCGACGAGCTCACCAATATCGATCCCAAGGGTTTCGTGCGGCAGGTGGAGCGGTATCAGGTCGAGCCGTGGGGTCTCTACATGGCCCGCCCCTCCGACCATCCCGAGTTCCACTACATCGAATCCTGGCTGCTGCCCACGGTCTCGTTGCGCGCCACCGTCTTCCACTTCACCCCCGCGCACCTGCGCGACCAGGACTACTACGTGGACATCGGCGAGTTCGCCCAGGTCGGCCCGACCACCTGGAAGTCCGTTGACCACTACCTGGACCTGGTGGTCCGCCAGGGCCGCGACGTCGAACTGCTCGACGTGGACGAACTACTCGCCGCCCACGCCGCCGGCTACCTCACCCTCACCGAAGCCCAGCAGGCCATCGAATCCGCGACCGGCACCATCGACGGCATCGCCGCCCACGGCCACAACTTCGAAGCCTGGCTCGCCACCAAGGGCATCACCCTGACCTGGATGTGA
- a CDS encoding phospholipase C translates to MGVFAGINRRDFLAKAMAAGGAATLASLADPIIERAYAADPAGMGGLGDIEHIVLLMQENRSFDHYFGTMSGVRGFDDPSAAWNQYGYAPGIGPTPDGFINPFRLDTTRGASLDGECINDPDHGWVGMHKAWNGGKNDAWMPMSIASVGAGNGPAAMGYYTKDDIPVHWDLANAFTLADNYHCSVLGPTDPNRLYWMSGTIDPDGLNGGPLLETPTLIPQNAYSWRTMPENLSDAGVSWKIYNNRDVGPLSSVILDGMLGCFKQAADPNSELARRGKAPAYPSDFAADVAAGQLPAVSWVIPSLLNCEHPALPPAFGAVGIMQVLDILTSNPAVWEKTALIISYDENGGFFDHVTPPTPPPGTPGEFVTAPLAAKFEGITGPIGLGYRVPCLIVSPYSRGGLVASETFDHTSQLRLIEKRFGVDVPNLTAWRRGVTGDMTSAFDFGSAPDATKPAFAPANRKVDAAIAQCGPNIALGTAANGSPYPVPPNSMPTQDPGTRRRPSGLV, encoded by the coding sequence ATGGGCGTGTTCGCCGGAATCAACAGGCGCGATTTTCTGGCGAAAGCCATGGCAGCGGGCGGCGCGGCGACGCTGGCCTCGCTGGCCGACCCCATCATCGAACGGGCCTACGCCGCGGATCCGGCGGGCATGGGCGGGCTCGGCGACATCGAGCACATCGTGTTGCTCATGCAGGAGAACCGCTCTTTCGACCACTACTTCGGAACCATGTCCGGCGTGCGGGGATTCGACGATCCCTCCGCGGCCTGGAACCAGTACGGCTACGCCCCCGGCATCGGGCCCACCCCGGACGGATTCATCAACCCGTTCCGCCTCGACACCACCCGCGGCGCGTCCCTCGACGGCGAATGCATCAACGATCCGGACCACGGCTGGGTCGGCATGCACAAGGCGTGGAACGGCGGCAAGAACGACGCCTGGATGCCCATGTCCATCGCCTCGGTCGGCGCCGGAAACGGCCCCGCCGCAATGGGTTACTACACCAAGGACGACATCCCCGTGCACTGGGATCTCGCCAACGCCTTCACCCTCGCCGACAACTACCACTGCTCGGTGCTGGGCCCGACCGACCCCAACCGGCTGTACTGGATGTCGGGCACCATCGACCCGGACGGTCTCAACGGCGGCCCGCTGCTCGAAACCCCCACGCTGATACCGCAGAACGCCTACAGCTGGCGGACCATGCCGGAGAACCTCTCCGACGCGGGGGTCAGCTGGAAGATCTACAACAACCGGGATGTCGGGCCGCTGTCGTCGGTGATTCTCGACGGCATGCTGGGGTGCTTCAAACAGGCCGCCGACCCGAATTCCGAACTGGCGCGGCGTGGTAAGGCGCCGGCGTATCCGTCGGATTTCGCCGCCGACGTGGCCGCGGGGCAGCTGCCCGCGGTGTCGTGGGTGATCCCGTCGTTGCTCAATTGCGAGCATCCGGCGCTGCCGCCGGCGTTCGGCGCGGTCGGCATCATGCAGGTGCTCGACATCCTCACCTCGAATCCGGCGGTGTGGGAGAAGACCGCGCTGATCATCAGCTACGACGAGAACGGCGGCTTCTTCGACCACGTCACGCCGCCGACCCCGCCCCCGGGCACGCCCGGCGAGTTCGTCACCGCGCCGCTGGCCGCCAAGTTCGAGGGCATCACCGGTCCGATCGGGCTGGGGTATCGCGTTCCGTGCCTGATCGTCTCGCCCTACAGCCGCGGCGGGCTGGTGGCCTCGGAGACCTTCGACCACACCTCGCAGCTGCGCCTGATCGAGAAGCGCTTCGGCGTGGACGTGCCCAACCTGACCGCGTGGCGGCGCGGCGTCACCGGCGATATGACCTCGGCCTTCGACTTCGGGTCGGCACCCGATGCGACGAAACCGGCGTTCGCTCCGGCGAATCGGAAGGTCGATGCCGCGATCGCGCAGTGCGGCCCGAACATCGCGCTGGGCACCGCGGCCAACGGCAGCCCCTATCCGGTGCCGCCGAACTCGATGCCGACGCAGGATCCGGGCACGCGGCGTCGACCCAGCGGCCTGGTGTAG